Proteins from a genomic interval of Oncorhynchus nerka isolate Pitt River linkage group LG13, Oner_Uvic_2.0, whole genome shotgun sequence:
- the LOC135574647 gene encoding uncharacterized protein LOC135574647, protein MEPVQSSHGASPVQPGNQSSPAMEPVQSSQGTSPVQPGNQSSPAREPVQSSQGASPVQPGNQSSPAREPVQSSQGTSPARQVVQPGSQSSLTREQQKLHLTLADSTTQPSPSPPVPALQTQPFSPSPPATSPPVPALQSQPSSHPPPVPALQSPHPQSQPPPATSQPSLSLPDPAFQPPLPQSQPSRPSPQSPRPQSQPSRPSPPATSPPVPAPSHLATSPSPPDPGFQTHLSTRPSHPALQSPRPQSQPSRPSPPATSPPVPATQPPRHQSQPSRPSLPATSPPDLATQPSSHLAPSPSPPVPAFQSPLPRPSPPDQALQPPLPSPSPPVTSPPVPALQSQPSSHLSPDPALQTKPSSHLAPSPSPQPPHPQTKPSSHLSPNPALQTKPSSHLAPSPSPPDQALQSPRPQSQPPATSPPDQALQPPLPQSQPPATSPPVPALQTQASRPSPPATSQPSLRPPVPTLQTQASSHLSTRPSHPTLQSPRPQSQPSRPSLPATSPQSQPPATSPQSQPSSHLSPVPAFQSPRPQSQPPATSPPDQALQPPLPQSQPPATSPPVLALQTQASRPSPPATSQPSLSPPVPTLQTQASSHLSTRPSHPALQSPRPQSQPSRPSLPATSPQSQPPSHLSPVPAPSHLSPVPAFQPPLPSPSPPAISPQSQPPSHLATSPSPPDPAFQPPLHQT, encoded by the exons aTGGAGCCAGTCCAGTCCAGCCATGGAGCCAGTCCAGTCCAGCCAgggaaccagtccagtccagccatggaaccagtccagtccagccagggaaccagtccagtccagccagggaaccagtccagtccagccagggaaccagtccagtccagccaGGGAGCCAGTCCAGTCCAGCCAgggaaccagtccagtccagccagggaaccagtccagtccagccaGGGAACCAGTCCAGCCAGACAGGTCGTCCAGCCAGGGAGCCAGTCCAGTCTAACCAGGGAGCAGCAGAAGCTCCATTTGACTCTAGCTGACT CCACCACTCAACCCAGTCCCAGCCCCCCAGTCCCAGCCCTCCAGACTCAACCCTTCAGTCCCAGCCCTCCAGCCACCTCGCCCCCAGTCCCAGCCCTCCAGTCCCAGCCCTCAAGCCACCCGCCCCCAGTCCCAGCCCTCCAGTCACCTcacccccagtcccagccccctcCAGCCACCTCTCAACCCAGTCTCAGCCTTCCAGATCCAGCCTTCCAGCCACCTCTCCCCCAGTCCCAGCCCTCCAGACCCAGCCCCCAGTCACCTCGCCCCCAGTCCCAGCCCTCCAGACCAAGCCCTCCAGCCACCTctcccccagtcccagcccccagCCACCTCGCCACCAGTCCCAGCCCTCCAGACCCAGGCTTCCAGACCCATCTCTCCACCAGACCTAGCCACCCAGCCCTCCAGTCACCTCGCCCCCAGTCCCAGCCCTCCAGACCAAGCCCTCCAGCCACCTCTCCCCCAGTCCCAGCCACCCAGCCACCTCGCCACCAGTCCCAGCCCTCCAGACCCAGCCTTCCAGCCACCTCTCCACCAGACCTAGCCACCCAGCCCTCCAGTCACCTCGCCCCCAGTCCCAGccctccagtcccagccttccAGTCACCTCTCCCCAGACCCAGCCCTCCAGACCAAGCCCTCCAGCCACCTCTCCCCAGTCCCAGCCCTCCAGTCACCTCGCCCCCAGTCCCAGCCCTCCAGTCCCAGCCCTCCAGTCACCTCTCCCCAGACCCAGCCCTCCAGACCAAGCCCTCCAGTCACCTcgcccccagtcccagcccccagCCACCTCATCCCCAGACCAAGCCCTCCAGCCACCTctccccca ACCCAGCCCTCCAGACCAAGCCCTCCAGTCACCTCGCCCCCAGTCCCAGCCCTCCAGACCAAGCCCTCCAGTCACCTcgcccccagtcccagcccccagCCACCTCGCCCCCAGACCAAGCCCTCCAGCCACCTctcccccagtcccagcccccagCCACCTCGCCACCAGTCCCAGCCCTCCAGACCCAGGCTTCCAGACCCAGCCCTCCAGCCACCTCTCAACCCAGTCTCCGCCCTCCAGTCCCAACCCTCCAGACCCAGGCTTCCAGCCACCTCTCCACCAGACCTAGCCACCCAACCCTCCAGTCACCTCGCCCCCAGTCCCAGCCCTCCAGACCCAGCCTTCCAGCCACCtctccccagtcccagcccccagCCACCTCTCCCCAGTCCCAGCCCTCCAGCCACCTCTCCCCAGTCCCAGCCTTCCAGTCACCTcgcccccagtcccagcccccagCCACCTCGCCCCCAGACCAAGCCCTCCAGCCACCTctcccccagtcccagcccccagCCACCTCGCCACCAGTCCTAGCCCTCCAGACCCAGGCTTCCCGACCCAGCCCTCCAGCCACCTCTCAACCCAGTCTCAGCCCTCCAGTCCCAACCCTCCAGACCCAGGCTTCCAGCCACCTCTCCACCAGACCTAGCCACCCAGCCCTCCAGTCACCTCGCCCCCAGTCCCAGCCCTCCAGACCCAGCCTTCCAGCCACCtctccccagtcccagccccccaGCCACCtctccccagtcccagcccccagCCACCTCTCCCCAGTCCCAGCCTTCCAGCCACCTCTCCCCAGTCCCAGCCCTCCAGCCATCtctccccagtcccagccccccaGCCACCTCGCCACCAGTCCCAGCCCTCCAGACCCAGCCTTCCAGCCACCTCTCCACCAGACCTAG